One Lycium barbarum isolate Lr01 chromosome 5, ASM1917538v2, whole genome shotgun sequence genomic window carries:
- the LOC132641719 gene encoding LEAF RUST 10 DISEASE-RESISTANCE LOCUS RECEPTOR-LIKE PROTEIN KINASE-like 1.1 isoform X2 has protein sequence MAAACFSVMFFMFHMLIFNLVKADSKSCPKEFNCGRLGNMSYPFSEFKKPHCGLSKIDCNNTLQHPKVELEGLSYNAYKKWLWVNGIDLSDSILEGYLANRSCKSFERNLSFPNTPVSFGVYNNITLFKCMNVSEEITDYFRHYENYSNCDGFSIYYHKPRTDGRHNIPADLPANCLIIRLPLKYLSSSEPIPNDLFDLLTSNFTLDWEVSKDCSKCIYREGQCQSDSKNDFFCSKAKRNLGLILGTVLGGLFFIIATSIVIFIICCCKKDNRSFSNILPRSTPSEPSTQSYELDNGFFGVPVFSYAELQQATMNFDSSRELGDGGYGTVYYGKLQDGREVAVKRLYDHNARRKEQFVTEIEILTRLRHKNLVTLYGCTSKLSDQLLLVYEYVPNGTIADHLHGHKANDCSLTWPIRMKIAIEAASALAYLHASDIIHRDVKSNNILLDQNFCVKVGDFGLSRPHPTDISHISTAPQGTPGYVDPKYHECYQLTDKSDVYSFGVVLVELISSMPAVDFSRHNEEINLSNYAINRILRCAFNELIDRTLGFQSDAEVRRMTTSVAELSFRCLQFDKDMRPTMVEVLETLEEIQNGEFKDDKKREGNGNTKESVQVPLSPESEVDVLLKKLNKFPTSPNSVTQAWISGSSISTTST, from the exons CAGCCTGTTTTTCTGTTATGTTCTTTATGTTTCATATGCTTATCTTCAACTTAGTTAAAGCTGACAGTAAATCTTGTCCAAAAGAGTTCAATTGTGGAAGACTTGGTAACATGAGTTATCCTTTTTCAGAATTCAAGAAACCTCATTGTGGATTATCCAAGATTGATTGTAACAACACTCTTCAACATCCAAAAGTTGAGCTTGAGGGATTGTCTTATAATGCTTACAAAAAGTGGCTATGGGTTAATGGTATCGATCTTTCGGACTCTATTCTTGAAGGTTATTTGGCTAACAGAAGTTGCAAATCCTTTGAAAGGAACTTATCTTTTCCCAATACTCCTGTTTCATTTGGAGTTTACAACAATATCACCTTGTTTAAGTGCATGAATGTTAGTGAGGAGATAACTGATTATTTTCGACATTATGAGAACTACTCAAATTGTGATGGCTTTAGCATATACTATCATAAACCAAGAACAGATGGAAGACATAATATTCCAGCTGATCTTCCTGCAAATTGCTTGATTATTCGATTGCCTTTGAAGTATCTTTCATCGTCAGAACCGATTCCTAATGATTTGTTCGACCTGTTAACTTCTAATTTCACATTAGATTGGGAAGTGTCTAAAGATTGTTCCAAGTGTATCTATAGAGAAGGGCAATGCCAAAGTGACAGCAAAAATGACTTCTTTTGCTCCAAAG CAAAAAGAAATTTAGGACTGATTCTAGGCACAG TGCTTGGTGGTTTATTTTTTATCATAGCAACCAGCATAGTGATCTTTATAATATGCTGTTGCAAGAAGGATAATAGAAGTTTTTCAAACATTCTTCCAAGAAGCACCCCTTCGGAGCCCTCAACACAAAGCTACGAGTTAGACAACGGGTTCTTTGGGGTTCCCGTCTTCTCTTATGCTGAACTTCAACAAGCTACTATGAATTTTGATTCCTCCCGAGAGCTCGGGGATGGAGGATATGGAACAGTGTATTATG GGAAACTTCAGGATGGGAGAGAAGTTGCGGTAAAACGCCTCTACGACCACAATGCTAGGAGAAAGGAGCAGTTTGTAACTGAGATTGAAATCCTAACAAGGCTCAGGCACAAAAATCTTGTCACTCTTTATGGTTGCACGTCTAAACTCAGCGATCAACTCCTACTTGTTTACGAATATGTCCCTAATGGAACGATTGCTGATCACTTGCACGGTCATAAGGCGAATGATTGCTCGCTCACATGGCCAATCCGCATGAAAATTGCTATTGAAGCTGCTAGTGCTCTGGCTTATCTGCATGCTTCTGATATAATCCACCGCGATGTGAAGAGTAACAACATACTACTTGACCAAAACTTCTGTGTCAAAGTGGGAGATTTTGGACTTTCAAGACCTCATCCGACTGATATTTCACACATATCGACTGCACCTCAGGGTACCCCTGGATACGTCGATCCAAAGTACCACGAATGTTACCAGCTTACCGATAAAAGTGATGTTTATAGCTTTGGGGTAGTCCTCGTTGAGCTGATATCGTCCATGCCTGCAGTGGATTTCAGTAGACATAATGAAGAGATTAATTTGTCTAACTATGCAATTAACAGGATTTTAAGGTGTGCATTCAACGAGTTGATAGACCGGACTCTTGGTTTTCAGTCAGATGCAGAAGTTAGGAGGATGACTACTTCAGTAGCCGAGCTATCGTTTCGATGCTTGCAATTTGACAAGGACATGAGGCCTACTATGGTTGAAGTACTAGAAACATTGGAAGAGATTCAAAATGGTGAGTTTAAAGATGATAAGAAAAGGGAGGGTAATGGAAACACTAAAGAGAGTGTACAAGTCCCTCTTTCACCTGAATCAGAAGTAGATGTATTATTGaagaaacttaacaagtttccaacttcacCAAATTCTGTAACTCAAGCGTGGATTAGTGGCTCTAGTATAAGTACCACTAGTACGTGA
- the LOC132641719 gene encoding LEAF RUST 10 DISEASE-RESISTANCE LOCUS RECEPTOR-LIKE PROTEIN KINASE-like 1.1 isoform X1, which yields MAAACFSVMFFMFHMLIFNLVKADSKSCPKEFNCGRLGNMSYPFSEFKKPHCGLSKIDCNNTLQHPKVELEGLSYNAYKKWLWVNGIDLSDSILEGYLANRSCKSFERNLSFPNTPVSFGVYNNITLFKCMNVSEEITDYFRHYENYSNCDGFSIYYHKPRTDGRHNIPADLPANCLIIRLPLKYLSSSEPIPNDLFDLLTSNFTLDWEVSKDCSKCIYREGQCQSDSKNDFFCSKAAKRNLGLILGTVLGGLFFIIATSIVIFIICCCKKDNRSFSNILPRSTPSEPSTQSYELDNGFFGVPVFSYAELQQATMNFDSSRELGDGGYGTVYYGKLQDGREVAVKRLYDHNARRKEQFVTEIEILTRLRHKNLVTLYGCTSKLSDQLLLVYEYVPNGTIADHLHGHKANDCSLTWPIRMKIAIEAASALAYLHASDIIHRDVKSNNILLDQNFCVKVGDFGLSRPHPTDISHISTAPQGTPGYVDPKYHECYQLTDKSDVYSFGVVLVELISSMPAVDFSRHNEEINLSNYAINRILRCAFNELIDRTLGFQSDAEVRRMTTSVAELSFRCLQFDKDMRPTMVEVLETLEEIQNGEFKDDKKREGNGNTKESVQVPLSPESEVDVLLKKLNKFPTSPNSVTQAWISGSSISTTST from the exons CAGCCTGTTTTTCTGTTATGTTCTTTATGTTTCATATGCTTATCTTCAACTTAGTTAAAGCTGACAGTAAATCTTGTCCAAAAGAGTTCAATTGTGGAAGACTTGGTAACATGAGTTATCCTTTTTCAGAATTCAAGAAACCTCATTGTGGATTATCCAAGATTGATTGTAACAACACTCTTCAACATCCAAAAGTTGAGCTTGAGGGATTGTCTTATAATGCTTACAAAAAGTGGCTATGGGTTAATGGTATCGATCTTTCGGACTCTATTCTTGAAGGTTATTTGGCTAACAGAAGTTGCAAATCCTTTGAAAGGAACTTATCTTTTCCCAATACTCCTGTTTCATTTGGAGTTTACAACAATATCACCTTGTTTAAGTGCATGAATGTTAGTGAGGAGATAACTGATTATTTTCGACATTATGAGAACTACTCAAATTGTGATGGCTTTAGCATATACTATCATAAACCAAGAACAGATGGAAGACATAATATTCCAGCTGATCTTCCTGCAAATTGCTTGATTATTCGATTGCCTTTGAAGTATCTTTCATCGTCAGAACCGATTCCTAATGATTTGTTCGACCTGTTAACTTCTAATTTCACATTAGATTGGGAAGTGTCTAAAGATTGTTCCAAGTGTATCTATAGAGAAGGGCAATGCCAAAGTGACAGCAAAAATGACTTCTTTTGCTCCAAAG CAGCAAAAAGAAATTTAGGACTGATTCTAGGCACAG TGCTTGGTGGTTTATTTTTTATCATAGCAACCAGCATAGTGATCTTTATAATATGCTGTTGCAAGAAGGATAATAGAAGTTTTTCAAACATTCTTCCAAGAAGCACCCCTTCGGAGCCCTCAACACAAAGCTACGAGTTAGACAACGGGTTCTTTGGGGTTCCCGTCTTCTCTTATGCTGAACTTCAACAAGCTACTATGAATTTTGATTCCTCCCGAGAGCTCGGGGATGGAGGATATGGAACAGTGTATTATG GGAAACTTCAGGATGGGAGAGAAGTTGCGGTAAAACGCCTCTACGACCACAATGCTAGGAGAAAGGAGCAGTTTGTAACTGAGATTGAAATCCTAACAAGGCTCAGGCACAAAAATCTTGTCACTCTTTATGGTTGCACGTCTAAACTCAGCGATCAACTCCTACTTGTTTACGAATATGTCCCTAATGGAACGATTGCTGATCACTTGCACGGTCATAAGGCGAATGATTGCTCGCTCACATGGCCAATCCGCATGAAAATTGCTATTGAAGCTGCTAGTGCTCTGGCTTATCTGCATGCTTCTGATATAATCCACCGCGATGTGAAGAGTAACAACATACTACTTGACCAAAACTTCTGTGTCAAAGTGGGAGATTTTGGACTTTCAAGACCTCATCCGACTGATATTTCACACATATCGACTGCACCTCAGGGTACCCCTGGATACGTCGATCCAAAGTACCACGAATGTTACCAGCTTACCGATAAAAGTGATGTTTATAGCTTTGGGGTAGTCCTCGTTGAGCTGATATCGTCCATGCCTGCAGTGGATTTCAGTAGACATAATGAAGAGATTAATTTGTCTAACTATGCAATTAACAGGATTTTAAGGTGTGCATTCAACGAGTTGATAGACCGGACTCTTGGTTTTCAGTCAGATGCAGAAGTTAGGAGGATGACTACTTCAGTAGCCGAGCTATCGTTTCGATGCTTGCAATTTGACAAGGACATGAGGCCTACTATGGTTGAAGTACTAGAAACATTGGAAGAGATTCAAAATGGTGAGTTTAAAGATGATAAGAAAAGGGAGGGTAATGGAAACACTAAAGAGAGTGTACAAGTCCCTCTTTCACCTGAATCAGAAGTAGATGTATTATTGaagaaacttaacaagtttccaacttcacCAAATTCTGTAACTCAAGCGTGGATTAGTGGCTCTAGTATAAGTACCACTAGTACGTGA